The DNA window CATCAGTAGTTAGTAGTTATTCTCCCGATCCAGCAGAGGGGGATCTCTGTCAGCTTGACCTATTGCATGCCCTCTTGAGTAATGGATAACACATATGCGAGTTTCAGTGGGCGTACGTGCGGCTAAACATTCGCTTCCTGTTGCGAGGATAATACACAGCGTGGCTTTTTTGTGGAATTCTACCTTGGTGAACTTCCACCTGCAATATTCGCTTCACATTTGTGTACGACCAGGGCCTTTTTAGAATTCTGTGTCCTCTTTGGAAAAACTGGCAGCCCTACCACCcattattgaatatattttgaaaattcaagcacattgtgtccttcaaaaataaaattcttAACAAATTGCCATTTTCTGTGTTGACACAGAGGTCACATGGGAAACATCTGTGagtctttctgtctgtgaccTAACCTCCTGCTGATTGGCTGCTCTGTACCTGTGGTGGTGACATGATTGTACTTTCAGATATTAATagatatatatgaatataagtGGATTTTCAAAGGGAGTGAACAGTGTGCAACCTTTACAGGATAAGATATTGATTGAATATTGATTGatgaatttaatttattgaCATTCTACATggcaggaaaaaacaacaacataacaagTTTTAGCGGTGAATCCTGAATTACGTCAAAGCTTACAGAGCTCCTCATaatatacaaagaaaacaaatgtttaatcaAAGAGTAATACCCACTGCAACATTCATTGCCACTATGTCCTGCCTGTGCTGCCAGATAGGTGGGAGTTGACACCTGAGGAACTATAACTGAACACATGTTGGCTTCAAGTCATTGGAAAGAATAATGGTCCAAAGGGCATGAACAGTCAgacattttttcattattaaaatatttttttaagagGGAATAGAGTTTGAGaagcacagtggtgcagtgtttAGCACTGAGTTTGCATGctttctccaggtactctggcttcctctcaCAATCAAAAGACATGCAGATGGGGTTAGGGTAACTTGGGATTCAATTACCTGTAGGTGTGAATTTGAGTGTGATTAGTTGTTTGTGTCTAAATGTCAACCTTGCAATTCGCTGACAAGATAGGTggtgtgatggatggatggattgatggtgTGTAAACTCTTAAAAAAAGCAGCACTCTCCTTTTGCATTATGCAACATCAAGTGCACGCTTGGGTCCTCGACTCCAGCTGAACCCCCAATGAAACAAAACCGATTGTGTTATTAAACCTCATTGTGTGTCATTCTTTACTGACTTGTGTCTTTGAAAACCGTGACGTGATGGCACAAAGTAGTACTTGAAAACACCAATGATGGTACAGTTGCACAGTTCTGGACCATACGTCACAGTGTGACAGCTTTAAGGCAGTTAATAGATAATGAATGATAATGAATGGTGTTCTAGCCGAAGACAAAAGGCCTGATGGCCCCCTCTGGCTGGTTTAATGATAGTGGAGTTTAATAGCACGCTGCACTTGAAGCTCCCTCCACAAGAGCTCTTTATATGTCTGAAGTATCTTTCATGGGTTTAAGCCCACCCTCTGCTGTGCCGTGTTGCTCTTCACTGATGAGGACATAAATTAAACTGTGTCAGATCCCTTTGATGCCTTAACATGGAGAACGTGTGGAGAGCAGGTCCATGTTCAGCGGTCAGCCCGGTGCAATGCTGATGTGGTGCATGAGAGAGTGATTTCACTGCAAGACAATCAATTATTCATGGAGGACATGTCAGGGAGAAGTTGTAAAGGTGACAGATTTAGCTCATTTTAGATGTGTGACTGCAACATGGACCTGGAGGGCCATTGTCTCTTTCCACTGTCAGCATGACTGTAAAGTGACTGTGAGTCTGTTTTGTAATAAACTGAATAACACTAGATAGCCACTGAATCAGATTCATTTATTCCTATTTTCTCACGCCCAAATCAAATCATGGGTAAATACACTGATTAAAAGTTACCTAATAGTCTAATATAGGTCTTAAATATCACATCTAAATCTGACATTTGTCTGTCTGATTTTCAACAGATGGTTGAAGGTTATGAATCATTGCACTGTATGTTACAGGCCTCCTTGTGGGAACTCTGGATACTGTCTTGGACTCCACATCCAAAGTTGCCCCCTTCCGAATCCTCCACCACACACCTGACTCACAAGTGTACTGGTCGATAGCATGTGGTACGTCACTGTCGTTTCttcttatataaataatatatatattttgattaGTCATGTTGAAATTGCATAAGCTCATTGTACTGACGTCCAGCAACATTCAGTCACAATCACAGTGACGTCAGTATGCCTTAATTCatgttatataataattaagagtaaatgtcattttttggGTTATTAAACAAGACCTTTATCTTCAAAGATTGAAAAATGTTCCAGTTTttctgcgtgtttgtgtgatttctctCGCTTGTTGCATCAGGTGTCACCAAAGAGGAGATTGTTCAGCACTGGGATTGGCTGCAGAAGAACATCATGAGAACGCTCTCTGTGTTCGACTCCAGCGAAGACATCACCAGCTTTGTACAGGGCAAGATAAGAGTAAGGCTCATAACGACGGGGACTCACAACATCAAACAGCCCAATATTTAACACATTAATATCTCACCAAAGTTATAATTGTCATGTAATTGCGATATAAAGTACTGAGTTTGGTAATGGGCTCTAAATTTGAGTCTGTTTAGTCAGTTACTTTTTTTATGTCATAATTCCAATTATTCATAAACCTGGGGTTGTCAccaaaagtaaaatgtttcagATTACACAGTCGTTCTTTCCCCTGTTAATATAAAGACATTGATCACAGCCCCTTAAATGCTTCATGTGTTAGGGTCTTATTGCTGAGGAAGGGAAGACGTCCCTGGTGCTGGAAGATGATCCTGAGAAGTTCCGAGAGGCACTCTTGAGGTTTGAGAAGTGGTTTGAGCTGCCGGCGCAGGAAAAACTGGTCACGTATTACTCATGCAGCTACTGGAGAGGCAAAGTGCCCTGCCAGGGCTGGCTCTACCTCAGCACCAACTTCCTGTGCTTCTATTCATACCTGCTGGGGGCTGAGGGTAATTCATCACCGTCATATGTATTTATAGTGTTGATTGGCGTTAACAAAGACTGTTGGCGCTCCTAATGGCCAACATAGTGGGCTTTTATGGCTGAGAGGAACATTTTCCCATCATAAAGTAGTTCTCAGTAATTACAGCTGCCATTCTTGTCAAAAAGCTATTACAGTGGAGCTCATAGTTGAGTCATTGAGACTCATAATTTACTCAACATAGAATGACATTTTCACaatgacaaatgttttcattttatgatATCAGCATTTCGTCTGTAATGGCATCATTAAGTTAAACtggacaaaaaagaaataagacgtGGACAATAATCATAACAGCGATGACCATAGAGTCACTGTCCATGCATTTGTGAGCCTGAATGactgatttcattttcatccaCTCTGCAGTGAAGCTCGTCATCTCCTGGGACGAGATCTGGAGGCTGGAGAAAACCTCCAACGTCATTCTGACCGAGAGCATCCATGTCCTGGCTCACGGAGAGGACCACTACTTCTCTATGCTGCTGCACCTTAATGAAACCTTTGTCATCATGGAGCAGCTGGCCGACTACTCTATCAAGCGCCTTTTTGACAAAGAGGCCTTCAAAAAAGAGCCGGCGCTCTCCGACCCCATGCAAATTACCAAGAGGTGATGTCTCTCCGCTACACCGAACAGCCTTACATGATCCTGTTAGCTCTGGCTGCCAACAGCTGGAAGAGCCAGAGCAAACACCAAGTCTGACTTGAGACAAGtagcatttgtgtttgtttttaacctgCCTTGAGCATATAAGACAATACTGGCGTCAGgcattttaaaaagcaactcATTTCAGTTGTTTACTTTGaccattaaaaacatattctaGCTTTCCAGTGCTAGAATCCCAAGGTGTCATTtaggaaataaatatttagaaatAGTTTTAAAGTTCATAGTTATGGTAATACAACAATATGATATACCACAATAatatcataataaaataataaagacacTTTAATATGATGTTCTTATCATgacatatttttgtttcctccGCAGAGGCCTAGAAGCTCATGCAAAGAGTGCGCAGTTCCGCACATTTTTCAGGCTTCCCAAAGAGGAAAACCTGTTAGAGGCACATGAGAGCTTCTTGTGGGTGCCCTTCTGCCATTTTAACACACTTGGCAAGATCTGTCTCTCGGAGAACTACCTGTGTTTTGCCAGTCAGGATGGCAGCCAATGCCATATCATCATTCCAATGCGAGAGGTAAAGTCAAACGAAGGCAGCATTACAGGAccgattttaaaaaaacactacCAATAATGGACAGTCTCAAATTGCACCCTGCATACTGATGAAGAGCTTGAAAAGTGACCGCCTCTCTGCCAACATTGCCTTCTTCCAGGTTGTTAACGTTGAGAAGCCAGACTCCAGCAACAAAGCTTTAACGGTGTGTGTGCGCGGCAAGAGGGCGGTGCGTTTCTCTGAGGTGCGGGACTATCAGCGGCTTGCCAACGCGATTCGTAGCAGGTGTGGCATCAGTGCCAGCCCTCAGCACTCCGCTTCTTCAGAGGTATCGTGGTTTTTTACTCTTAACACACTCGTTGCTCACTCTGAAGATTGCAGTTGTTTCTGACAGTGAAAATTATTTGCTTTTAAGGCCATACGAGGGGAATGTCAGTCACTCATAAACCACTTTGAGGACAATCCAGAGGATGTGACTCTGATGGTGGGACAGAAAGACAGCAGCAAGGCTGTCAGCACAGAGGCGCTCATGACTGTTTTCCATCCCCAGGATGTTGAAAACCTTGACCCCAAAATGGTAAATACCAGAGTTCTTTTCAAATCAAGCTTACGTCTGATTTCACCAACCACCACATTACTTATCTATGCTCTGCAGCATGGAGCTGTGCGGGTGGATATTCAATCTATTCAGGGGGTGGAcggaataaaaatgaaatttgcGTTGTGAGGTATATACAGTAACTGTGGTGTGTGCTATCTGTATGTTTGGCAGCttaaagaaaagatgaaggAGCAGTCCTGGAACATTCATTTCTCTGAATATGGACGTGGCACAAGTATGTTCTTCACCAGGAAGACACGAGACCTGATCGTGCGTGGTGTTCCTGAGGCCTTGAGGGGAGAGCTGTGGATGCTTTTTTCAGGTATTCAGTCATCAACCCATGTTATGCCCTGTAAATGATATGCTGTgtcaatttgatttgtttttaaagctgtgcATGGTGGAAAGTGGTATGTTTTCAGTTGCTTGCTCAACATAAATAATTAAGAAAAAGAGTGAACTGATGCGTGATCATTGTACCATCTGTTTTTGGACTGACTGTGGGTTTCGCCCCCCTGTAGGAGCTGTGAACGACATGGCCACTCATCCCGGTTATTACACTGAGCTGGTTGAACAGTCTCTGGGCACGAGCACTCTGGCTACAGATGAGATTGAAAGAGACTTGCACCGCTCTCTGCCAGAGCACCCTGCCTTTCAGAGCGACACAGGAATCTCAGCTTTACGCAGAGTCCTCACTGCTTATGCCTACAGGAACCCTAAAATCGGATACTGCCAGGTACTTTGATTTCTTTAGGCTTGTAGTAAACATGCAGGAAAAATCCTGGTTGACATCTCAGAAGGAGATTGTCTTGGCCAGACGTTtccacaacaggaaaatgtccagaacatttaAATGAGGGGTGGTGTCTGGGTACATGTTGTGTAATTTCCACATTGACAAGCACAGTGTTTTTTATATCAGCACATTGACACTGACATCTGCCCTCATTGTCAAAACCTCTCGAATCCTGTTGTCATTACAAAGcttctctggaggggctgtatgtgagaacacaaatgtgcGGGTCAGTTGCTGCGGACGTTCCATTGAGTTTCTCCTGGCAGCCTCAAGTTAGCCCATGTGAAAAAAACACCAGGAGATTCCCTGGAGGAGTGTGACTGGATAATCTCTGGGGTCCGGATACCTTTTTGCAGGAGAACGGAAACGTTGAGggaaatgtctggacttcagaGTATACCTGAAAGTAGCATTAGAGGTAGTGAGAGGAAATGCAGAAACAATTATTAGTCATTATGATTAGCATGAAAAACATGCACTTGAAAGCTGTGATCAtgctttcttcatttccttGGTGTTTTGCAGTTTCAACAGTGACAGATGAGCTGGAGGTTACGGTGCAGACTTGTGACCTCGTTCTTCTTGTTTTTGATTAGTCAGTTTGAGACATTGTGCAGCAACCCTGAAAAATAGaggttatttttaaaaaaggacaaGTAGTAAAAAAAGCTGTGGAATTCAGAAAAGGTCACAGATGCTCTGAAAGCACTGaacataattttaaaaaagcacagACAAATGTGTCTCACCCGCACATCCTTATGCTGGTCTTGCAGTTAACATACATCAAATCTGAAatagtgtttctctctctctctctctctctctctcctcaggccATGAATATTCTCACCTCGGTTCTCCTGCTCTACgcaaaagaggaggaggcaTTCTGGCTCTTagtggctgtgtgtgagaggatgTTGCCGGATTACTTTAACCGTCGAATTATTGGTAAAAAGGGGACGCAAAGGATGTCATTCTAATATTGcgtctgtttgttattttgggaCATTTATCATTCTTTCACTTCAGATAATAACTTGTGCTTTCAAACGTTGTCCGTCTTCCTTTAGGTGCTTTGGTTGACCAGGCCGTGTTCGAGGACCTGATTCGAGAAAACCTGCCCCAGTTGGTGGAACACATGACAGACCTGAGTTTCTTCTCGTCCGTGTCGTTGTCCTGGTTTCTCACGCTCTTCATCAGTGTCCTGCCCATAGAGAGCGCCGTGAACGTGGTCGACTGTTTCTTCTACGACGGCATAAAAGCAATTCTGCAGCTCGGCCTGGCTGTGCTGGACTACAACATGGAGGCGCTGATCAGCTGCCATGACGACGCAGAGGCTGTCACCATCCTtaacaagtgtgtgtgaagGCACAATTGACAGATTTTAGGCCTCATTTCTCTGTAAATGAatgtctctttattttctcttttcagattCTTTGACAGTGTAACAAACAAAGACAGTCCGTTACCTCCAACGGTGCAGCAAGCGTCAGTGGGACATAATGATAAATCCTCC is part of the Paralichthys olivaceus isolate ysfri-2021 chromosome 15, ASM2471397v2, whole genome shotgun sequence genome and encodes:
- the tbc1d8b gene encoding TBC1 domain family member 8B isoform X1, coding for MWLKPEEILLKNAFKLWLTEKDNEYFVLQRRRGYGEGGGGLTGLLVGTLDTVLDSTSKVAPFRILHHTPDSQVYWSIACGVTKEEIVQHWDWLQKNIMRTLSVFDSSEDITSFVQGKIRGLIAEEGKTSLVLEDDPEKFREALLRFEKWFELPAQEKLVTYYSCSYWRGKVPCQGWLYLSTNFLCFYSYLLGAEVKLVISWDEIWRLEKTSNVILTESIHVLAHGEDHYFSMLLHLNETFVIMEQLADYSIKRLFDKEAFKKEPALSDPMQITKRGLEAHAKSAQFRTFFRLPKEENLLEAHESFLWVPFCHFNTLGKICLSENYLCFASQDGSQCHIIIPMREVVNVEKPDSSNKALTVCVRGKRAVRFSEVRDYQRLANAIRSRCGISASPQHSASSEAIRGECQSLINHFEDNPEDVTLMVGQKDSSKAVSTEALMTVFHPQDVENLDPKMLKEKMKEQSWNIHFSEYGRGTSMFFTRKTRDLIVRGVPEALRGELWMLFSGAVNDMATHPGYYTELVEQSLGTSTLATDEIERDLHRSLPEHPAFQSDTGISALRRVLTAYAYRNPKIGYCQAMNILTSVLLLYAKEEEAFWLLVAVCERMLPDYFNRRIIGALVDQAVFEDLIRENLPQLVEHMTDLSFFSSVSLSWFLTLFISVLPIESAVNVVDCFFYDGIKAILQLGLAVLDYNMEALISCHDDAEAVTILNKFFDSVTNKDSPLPPTVQQASVGHNDKSSHLNVDISELIREAYEKYGNIRSEEVESSRKRNKLYVIQTLEDTTKQNVIRVVSQEVRFSASHLDELYNLFKRQHFLSCYWTMQSPALLHHDPSLAYLEQYQLGFQQFSVLFSLLEPWAFCTTKSTLSLWVFRLIDENQDGLINFKEFCWALDTLCCGSFTNKLKFLFKLHLPPAFTGSPLHVKEQRIQHFIPVTEDSSHLSRLTAFDLPEDGVIRKSPERGRGKVDLQAYLKQWQNEILKKGETIKDLPRINQTQFIQFSKTLYNIFHGDPEEESLYRAVAHVTSLLLRMEEVGRRLQEPSSPPESAKPSGVSAAEESPAKDASSTPESSDTSSSHNSQDAGTEVDWSFSFEQVLASLLNEPTIVSFFEKPFDIQGKLTQAKVAQLKLKVDK
- the tbc1d8b gene encoding TBC1 domain family member 8B isoform X2, which produces MWLKPEEILLKNAFKLWLTEKDNEYFVLQRRRGYGEGGGGLTGLLVGTLDTVLDSTSKVAPFRILHHTPDSQVYWSIACGVTKEEIVQHWDWLQKNIMRTLSVFDSSEDITSFVQGKIRGLIAEEGKTSLVLEDDPEKFREALLRFEKWFELPAQEKLVTYYSCSYWRGKVPCQGWLYLSTNFLCFYSYLLGAEVKLVISWDEIWRLEKTSNVILTESIHVLAHGEDHYFSMLLHLNETFVIMEQLADYSIKRLFDKEAFKKEPALSDPMQITKRGLEAHAKSAQFRTFFRLPKEENLLEAHESFLWVPFCHFNTLGKICLSENYLCFASQDGSQCHIIIPMREVVNVEKPDSSNKALTVCVRGKRAVRFSEVRDYQRLANAIRSRCGISASPQHSASSEAIRGECQSLINHFEDNPEDVTLMVGQKDSSKAVSTEALMTVFHPQDVENLDPKMLKEKMKEQSWNIHFSEYGRGTSMFFTRKTRDLIVRGVPEALRGELWMLFSGAVNDMATHPGYYTELVEQSLGTSTLATDEIERDLHRSLPEHPAFQSDTGISALRRVLTAYAYRNPKIGYCQAMNILTSVLLLYAKEEEAFWLLVAVCERMLPDYFNRRIIGALVDQAVFEDLIRENLPQLVEHMTDLSFFSSVSLSWFLTLFISVLPIESAVNVVDCFFYDGIKAILQLGLAVLDYNMEALISCHDDAEAVTILNKFFDSVTNKDSPLPPTVQQASVGHNDKSSHLNVDISELIREAYEKYGNIRSEEVESSRKRNKLYVIQTLEDTTKQNVIRVVSQEVRFSASHLDELYNLFKRQHFLSCYWTMQSPALLHHDPSLAYLEQYQLGFQQFSVLFSLLEPWAFCTTKSTLSLWVFRLIDENQDGLINFKEFCWALDTLCCGSFTNKLKFLFKLHLPPAFDLPEDGVIRKSPERGRGKVDLQAYLKQWQNEILKKGETIKDLPRINQTQFIQFSKTLYNIFHGDPEEESLYRAVAHVTSLLLRMEEVGRRLQEPSSPPESAKPSGVSAAEESPAKDASSTPESSDTSSSHNSQDAGTEVDWSFSFEQVLASLLNEPTIVSFFEKPFDIQGKLTQAKVAQLKLKVDK